A region from the Clavibacter sp. A6099 genome encodes:
- a CDS encoding HD domain-containing protein: MSQWSMRIADFPVPDTVAARGALELATSYQSAAITAHALRSWLWAEAFAVVEGLADVDHEILYVSAVLHDIGTVTEFDAHTVSYEHAGGHVGVALTAGAGWPAARRQRVLDAIVRHNWPSVDPELDVEGHLLEVATGLDISGARADALPEEYLREVLAVHPRGDLAAEFGACVVDQAERKPATAARRLVDGGIIAKLAANPLEALR; the protein is encoded by the coding sequence GTGTCACAGTGGTCCATGCGCATCGCCGACTTCCCCGTGCCCGACACGGTCGCCGCCCGCGGGGCCCTCGAGCTCGCCACCTCGTACCAGTCCGCCGCCATCACGGCCCACGCGCTCCGCTCCTGGCTCTGGGCCGAGGCGTTCGCGGTGGTCGAGGGTCTGGCGGACGTGGACCACGAGATCCTCTACGTCTCGGCCGTGCTGCACGACATCGGCACGGTCACGGAGTTCGACGCCCACACGGTGTCGTACGAGCACGCGGGCGGTCACGTCGGGGTCGCGCTCACGGCGGGCGCGGGCTGGCCGGCCGCCCGCAGGCAGCGCGTGCTCGACGCGATCGTGCGGCACAACTGGCCGTCGGTGGATCCGGAGCTCGACGTCGAGGGGCACCTCCTGGAGGTCGCGACCGGCCTCGACATCTCCGGCGCCCGGGCCGACGCGCTCCCCGAGGAGTACCTGCGAGAGGTGCTCGCGGTGCATCCGCGCGGTGACCTCGCCGCCGAGTTCGGCGCCTGCGTCGTCGACCAGGCGGAGCGGAAGCCGGCGACGGCCGCGCGTC